A window from Pokkaliibacter sp. MBI-7 encodes these proteins:
- a CDS encoding GNAT family N-acetyltransferase → MTRRVPASLSVRNVDPFDPELKRLLDASSTLMLSLYPDDSNRLDGPEELARSQACLLGAYCEGQGLIACGAVKVLEDDGRYGEVKRVFVRPEARGMGAAKAIMAALEQHLLHKGITLLRLETGIFQQEAIGLYRALGYRQRGPFGQYQADPLSVFMEKRLD, encoded by the coding sequence ATGACCCGCCGCGTTCCGGCCTCGCTCAGTGTGCGTAATGTTGATCCCTTTGATCCTGAGCTGAAGCGTCTGCTGGATGCGTCCAGCACCCTGATGCTGTCGTTGTATCCCGATGACAGCAATCGTCTGGATGGGCCCGAAGAGCTGGCACGCAGTCAGGCCTGCCTGCTGGGAGCCTATTGTGAAGGGCAGGGGCTGATTGCCTGTGGTGCGGTCAAGGTGCTTGAGGATGATGGCCGCTACGGTGAGGTCAAGCGCGTGTTCGTGCGCCCTGAAGCCCGTGGCATGGGGGCCGCCAAGGCGATTATGGCCGCGCTGGAGCAGCATCTGCTGCACAAGGGCATCACCCTGCTGCGGCTGGAAACCGGTATTTTCCAGCAGGAAGCTATTGGCTTATATCGGGCACTGGGATATCGACAGCGTGGTCCTTTTGGCCAGTATCAGGCTGACCCGCTCAGTGTGTTTATGGAAAAGCGTCTCGATTAA